The Ovis aries strain OAR_USU_Benz2616 breed Rambouillet chromosome X, ARS-UI_Ramb_v3.0, whole genome shotgun sequence genomic sequence cttccaaaacattttcaacaCACCAAGAGGAAACCTGGTATGGTGGGATACTTTTAAAAGCTATTGTCACAAGGCTGTAAAGGTAAGTAAGATGGGGCAGGAACCAAAGCCTGCAAGCCCTTCTGAACACCTCCAAATGGGCTATATATATAGcaatatttctgttgttgttgtttactctcAAGATGGACTCAGGCTTTACCTTGCTGGAGAGCTATAAAGTAAAACTGCTTGGTTTCATATTTCCGATTTGGGGAATCTCAACTTGTCTTTCCAGGAACAGGAATATGTATTTCGCTAGTACTGTGATTAAAGAACTCTAAAAGGAGCAAACCTCACTCCTATCCTAAAGACTTTCAGGTGAGAGCTTGCTTGCGCCGATGGAGGAACGCCAAGAGTCCAATATAGCCGGATGGAGAAAATGAGGGGGGAGGGTAATCTGAAGAGAGATGGGAGAAACGATCACAGCCAGACACCAGCCTGGAAACGGTAAAGCCCTGCAAGTCACTGTAAGAATTTTAGCATTTACACTGCATGAAGCAGTAAGACTGTTGAAACGTTCTGAGGAAAGGATGAACATAAAGAATCACTGTGTATAGAAACAGGAAAATAGTACTAGCACAGTGGAGAAACCCAGCAAATACCTTCACCAAGTGATCAAGTGACGTCATGTAGATACTGAGTACCCACATGATATGATGCAAAGGGTACTCGATACGCAGCCAGTCTGATTTCACACATAGCCTCCCATAAAATGAAAGCTTAGACCACAAATACTATTCAGGGATGCATACAATGGTGGGAAACTGATAACGAAATCAAAAATTCAGGGTAATAATTTCCTGTGGCAGGGAGGGGAATTTTCATTAGGGAGCGGCACAGAATTTCTTAAGGTAACGGTTTGAATCTTAACCTAGGTGGTTAATTCACAAATTTTGtattattctttaaattattaacttagaaatagactcagaaaagtcgtaaaaataatacaaagaatttCTGCGTGCCCTTCATTCAAGATTCtccaaatttaaatttttactcaCTTACTCcgtcattatttttttaaatacgtCTTTATATATGCTATTCTTTCAACCACTTCAGAATAAGCTTGCTTACACAATGGTTCTTTAACCTTAAATACTTCGGTTCTTTAACCCTAAATGAATGTCCTAAAAACAAAGATATTATCTTTCACAATCACAATACAATGATCAAAACCAAGAAATTAGCAGTACTAACATCTAGTCTACAGACTTTGGTAAACATTTTATCAATTTCCCCATTCATATCTTTTACAGTAAAAGAGAGAAAGTTCACTTTATGAggtgaaaaaaaagatttttaaataatttattttttctgctccGGGATCCAACCTAGGATCACACATTGCATTTAGTTATGCATTCGTTAAATCCCGTTAATTTCTTCAATTTGGGACAGTTCTTCCCGACcttgaaatttttgaaaagtacagatcgtctatttttataaaatgtccaTCAACCTGGCCTACGTAAACGTTTCATATAATCTTTGCAGGTCTTACGTATTTCACAACTTAAAAACCGAGATGCAGCTCGGCGAGAAATAAAATGACCCCAGAAACAGTACATTTCGAGCAGAGGTTAGCAAAGAAAGCAACTAAACAAGTCGATTTATCAAGATACgcattgatatttttaaaatagctgtttTTTCTTGATTACAAAACAAAGCACtactaaaacagaaaacaaacgcAACATCGAAGGCCCCTCCCGTACCAATCACCTGCACTTTCTCCCGTCCTGGGAAAATGAGCTTGGTCAGAGGCAAAAACCTCGCCGTTTCACAAGCTTTGCTCACTCGCAGGCGCCATTTTCTGCTTCACGGGCACCACCTCCCCTCTGCAGTCTCTCCACCGCCTCAGGACACGCCCCTCGGCCTCGTCACAAGCCTCGTTCCCAGGCTCCAGCTCTCTCCACCACGCAGGGTCtgactccctccctcttcctccaccCGCTCCGCCCCCGGCTCCCAATCCGCTCCTCAGCCAGATGTCACCGGCATTGACTTCGTTCTCAGACGCTGTGCAGTAGTCACAGTCCGCCCCCAGATGCTTCGTAACGCCCCGCAGACTACGCTCCCCAGCTCTGTTGTTGAGATCCCCTCCTTCCCAAGTTCCAAGGTCCACCTCGCTGGCCCGGCCCTGCCGCCGCAGCCTTCCCTTCTCATGACCCGCCCCCTGCCTCTCCACGCCAAATCGCGCCGCGCTATCAGGCTGCACCGCACAGGCCCCACCTCTTTCTCAGACTAGGCTTTCCCCGCCCCTCTCGTTCCCAGTCCCATAGGCCATTCCTCCTCCCCAGGGCGGCTCTCACAAGGACCTCCGCCGCCTCGTTCCCCACAGTCTCCTCAAGCCGAGGCTCCGCTTTCAGCTCTGCCTTACCAGCTTTCGCCGACCTGCAGCGGACGCCCTCGCCCATTCTCAATCTGGCGCCACTGGCTCTCCAGGCCTGGCACCGCTTCCCGCTGTGGCTCTCGGTCGTCGACCGCAGTCGCAGCCGTATCCGCGGGATTCGCTGCGACCGCCGCCATAGCTGTTTGCCCTCCTCTAGCGGCCACCGCAGCTGGGACTAGGAAGGGCCCCTCAAGTGCCACTTCCGGATTTTGGTCCCGGAAACGGAAGCAGAGCCCCCCATACAGCCAGGGGGCTACTGCGGTCTTGAAAAGGGACCCCCGCGCTCGGACTCGTCGAAGGGCTGGGTGGGCATAGGCCCGTGGGCGGTGATTTCCGCCACCGGTGGGCGGGGTAAATCCTCCAGTTGGGAACTAAGGACCAGGGTGTCTTGTGGGATTCTAACGCCATGTTGAGTCAGGACAAACGACTGTGTGGAAAGTAGAGGTAGTGGTCCCCAAGGAGGACATATTGGCGCGTGCTCAGGGGAAGCTTCCAGGACCTTTCGGTCCCATTCTCTGCTGAGGACCGCGCGCCTGTATCCTGGGAGCGGCCTTTTTGCAAGCCTGACCAGGATGCCCTTCCTTCATTGCActacccttctccatcagaaacTAATGCAAAAGAGGGCATCACTTCCAGGGCGCTACCCAGGCCTGCGGGCCTCTTCCTTGCGTGAACTAGATTTGTCCTCTTGACAAATGTGTTGAAGGCAAGTCAGCCCCAGGCCAggtatatttttattggagttacAGCACTGATAATAATAGTTGGCCCTGTTTAGGTGTTTTATTGCACATAAATAGTAGTCTTAGGCAGCAGGTTGCCTATGGGAAACAATGGGGATGTTGAGGACCAGAAACGTTAATTCACTTTGCCCCACTAGTAAGTCGTGGAGTTGTGGTTGGAACTCAGGAATTCCAGTTCCAGACGTGCCACCTTTAAATTCCAGGCCAGAGATTTTCAAACTAGGGTCCTTTTTGGCTTTCTACCCGTTCAGGAGACCCTTTCAGGTTCACGAAGTCAAAACTATTCACAACAAGACTTTTTCATGGTCATTTTCTATTGCATgtgccatggaattttccagagacTGCATGACATAAGCAAAAGCTCTTTGGATATCCTTAAGAATATGAAGGAATTCTGAGAccaaaagtttgagaaccagtcTACTGCACCAGGGTTTTTTTCAGCTTAGGCACTATTGACATTTCTGTTGTAGGATGTTTAGCTGCATTGGTGCCACTACCTGCTAGATTCCAGTAGCATCCCCCAATTGCAAAACTTCCTCTGCGGGTTGGGGAGATTATCTCCTGCCGAGAACCGCTGCTCTAGGCTATGTCTACATTTTCTCTGCTGGGGCTCCCCGCCCTCTATGTTGGTGATAACTAAAATTTCCCTCTTTGGCTCCCTATTGGCCTGCCTATTGGCTGTCCCCACCTAACCATCACACAAACTCCCTAAGACAGGATCATGATTCTGGGTCTGTTTCAGTGTATTTCCCTCACAATCACTACCCATTCCCACACGCAAACACACACCTTGCCTTTTCACACCTTTAGGCCCATGCACACACAGGTGTCCAAAATACCCTTTCTTTGCACAATTTCAAACCCCACTGCCACCAATACACATGATCTCACAATTTACCTCTATTTTCAGTTAACTTTGGTAGGGCAGGGGTTGTGAATTACTGATGCCAGCCTCCAGCTCAGACCTGGCACAGATGAGGGGGTCACAACTCAGTTGTGTAATCTTTGAGGAAAGGGAACAGCCATTTCACCTCAGGATCTGTAAAGTGGCATTCGAGTTGGATCTGGCACATGGTAGATACATGCCCTTCAGGCCTACCTGAAGCTTGTCAGGTTCTCTGAACTGACTCTCGTTGCCCATCTGCAGATACCTTCTCCCAATTTAATTTGAAGCCTGTCCGTCCTACAATCCAACAAGAGGCCTCCCTCCCTAGGTTTGATTTCTCCACTTTCCAGACACCAATCTCTGCCCACACTGATGACCCTACCAGTTCTGAGAGCAGTTGGGTGAATTCTAGTCCTAAGTCCCGCCTGGCAATCTTGTCCCCTTTTGCAAGGTCTTCATTTTCCCCACCTCCCTTGCTATCAGAAGTGGCCATGTCAACTGATTCTAGCCAAAGGATGGCACAAAAAGTCTGCTGAGGAGCTTAACAGTTTTAGCCGTTGTAAGGAAACAGGGAGGGTGGTTTTCCTTGCTTGATTTCCCATCTTTGGGGACTTAACAGTCATTGTGGAACCATAAGGCTGTAGACTATCACCAGAGTGCTTACAGGGACACAGTAGAGGTCCACTGGCACCGCTGGACTTCAGCAACCAGCCACTTAGGCTTGCATTTTCTATAGCATCTGGCAGGCCCTGTCCACCCCACATCTTCTGCCTGGAAATCTATCCTAGACTTTGCTCAAGATGGTGGACAGGAGCTAGAACTCCCAGGACAGAGGAAATCAAAGCCTCAACTTGAGTCCCAGGCTATCTATAGACTTCTGGCCTCACAAACCTTTGCATTCTTTCCACAGTCATCTCGTACATGTCCATGGTTTCCATTACTTCCTAGATACCAATAACCTAAACTTCCATCAATGGCCCTAGTCCTAAATTTGACCCATGTATTAAAAAGATTCCCCTATCTTTTCCATGGTTTAAAATCTACCCTATCATATTCCCAACTGGCCTGCCTCATGGTCCCAGCTAGACATGTCTGTCATACTGGGTTTCTCTGTCTTATCTCCCCCAAATCCTGGTTTTATTGGGCCTTTCAAGTGTCTTTCAAAGAAACAGCCTCTCCATACCTAACAGTCTATCCTCTATCTGGTTTCATATTCTGGGGTAAATCTAATTCCTCTCTGCTCAATCCTTAGCCCATCCTCTATACAGCCTGCTCTACCTGCTATTATGTTCCACCATGGTATGTGCAACCCCTCAGATGCTTTTTCATAGTCCTGACACATCCCTGGCCCATTCGCAGTGCTCTTCTAGACAATAGGCACCCAGTGTGAATTCTCCAAGGTCCCAGTACTCACCCTGGGTTGAGCCCACCCCCACAGGGATTTGCAATCAGGTTTTTCACTTTagactttttaatatttcatacaGCGATTACGGTGCATTCAGGAACCCACCCCTCCCAACTCCCCTAGGagggcccctgcccctgccctcccaccccatctgAGGGCCCCAGGGTTTAGAGTGGAGGAAGGGAAGGTAACCACCCATCTGGGAATTGACCCCAGAGACTGTCCCTGCCCTGTCTCACTTTTCCCAGAGGTTATGGGGTAATGCCTGGGCACAACCTCCCATGCGCCCCTCTGTCCCTGCTTGTGCGCATATATACACTATGGCTCCATTGCTGAGTTGGTCAGTTCCTGGCAGGGCCCCTACTCAACAGCACCGTgcgggatgggggcaggagggctgGGCTAGGGAGACCCTGAGAAGGAAGCCCCAGCTATGGGACTGCAGGAGGGAAAGAGTGGGGGCCCCCCACCTCATCCATCTCCCAGAGAGTCTCCAGTAGTCCCCAAGTCCCCCTGTGGCTGGGGATGGCAGGTGGGGGTTGGAAGGCGAGTTGTCAAGGCATGCTTTCCCTTAGCTGACCCCAGGGTCTGGTGATGATCAGGGTTCTGAATAGGGGCTATGTCCCTGCCATGAAAAGGCTGGGAGCAGGGCTTCATTGCACAAAATACTGTGGGAGGGCCACACACAGTGAGTGGGGCCCAGCAGTCTGTATACAGAgatattgcatttaaaaaatgaaaacctcatttaaaataattaaaaaaacaacaatgaatgaaacaaacaaacaaggccCACACAACATGAGGCAGGAAAGCAGGAAGGGGAGCCTCAGACCCAAGGCATCACCATGTCTTGTCTGAGTCGAGATCCCCAGCCTGGGCTAGCTCCAGACCCCTGGATGGCCATGGGGTAGTGGTCCTGGGGGAGGGTATGATGGGGAGAGGTCTAGGCCTGGCTTCAGTGTGGGAGGCTGGCACGGCCACGCTGTCCACCAGCAACTaccaagacagagagagaaagagacacagacagacagacagacagaccaggTGAAGGAGCGATGAGAGCTTTGTTAGCACCCAGCAGACAGGCCAATGGGTGGGCCAACAGGCCAATGGTCGGATGTTCAGACAGGCAGCAGGGGACGTGTGGGCATGGGAGCATGAGTCAGGCAGGTAGGCAGGCAGCAAGCAGGGAGGATGCAGTTGGGGGCTGCCCTGTGAGAGGGGTGTGGCATCCCTCCAGCTGCTGCCTGCTGGGGCCTCGGTCTGTGGCTTAGAATTCGGTGTCCACCACTCGATAAGCTGGCCTGCCTGCAGGGGAAAGCAGAGCGGATGGCTGTTGGTGAGCAAGCAGGTAAGTGGACGGGAGCCAGGGGGCAGGGAAGAGGGCAAGGGTCACACCTACACTTACCTGAGTCAGGCATTGACGAAGATCGAATGCTGGCCTCCTTTTGTAGCTGGATCTCCTTTAGTGCAAATATGGAAGTAGCTGTGGGTGGAGGAGAGACAGAAGTGGGGCATGACCCATGAGGCAATCCAGGACCACCTCCCGTGTGACCCCATCCGGGCAATtagaaaattttctaattttctttgagTCTTGACTTTCATCGGCCAAATAATCCCACACACAAACCAGCTACTAGGGAAAATGGAATGTAGACTATTACATGACACTGAGAAATTAGTAATTTTGTCAAGTGTGACAGTGGTATTGCAATTACCACCTGTTAAGTCTAGATGATGGATGATGTCTGGGTTGTTACTGAGATTAATCCgatgtgtgttttttttagtGTGACCATTGTATTATTGTTgtgtttaagaaaatattttagaggTACATGCTAAAATTGTATAGATGAATAATGGATCTGAGACTTGATTTAAAATAATCAGAGTGAATATAGATAAAACCACTGCGGCCATGAGTTGATCACTTGTTAGAGTACTGGGGACTTATTATTTGGTTCAATATATAATAGACCATATTACTtggtttaatatataaatatatggcaTTTTAAGGTAAAGTGATGGATGTTCTGTCAGgttttatgtttgaaaatttccatgaaatgtaaaagaaactGAAAGCTAAAAAACTTTTTTGTAAAAAACAACATATCACATATGTGAACAAGGGCATATGCCTCACCCCATCAGAGGTGGCACAGCTAGAACTCAACACAACTGCCCAGCTATCTGCAGAAATCCTGTTCCCTAAAGCCCCCCACCAGCTAGTCCACTCCCCAGCCCCACTCACTGTCAGGAAGTTTGTGGATCCGATCCCCCAGACTGAGGAAGAATGGATGTTTCATGGCATCCTCTGCGGAGATCCGATTGCGACCTTCAAACtgagtgtgtgttggggtgggggagtATTGACACTTTCAACAAGTAGGCTTCTCTTCTTCCCTGCCCCAGACCCTGCCCCTGTAGCTCTGTTTCCCCACACCTGGAATCCGCTAGCCCCCTAGGGTGGCCCAGGAAGGTGGTCTCACCTGCAGCAGCTTGGTGAGGAGGTCAGCCCCGTCGCTGTCAACTCTACCTCAAGGACAAGGGGACCTGTTTTAAACTGAGTTTGGGTACTCTGGCCCCTAACAGCCACCCACCCACCAGCCTCACCGGGGTGCATGGCTCAAAAGGGCCTCGGCTCGGTACTTGGGGTAGTTGTATGTCCTGAACTCTTCATTGGACAGGATGCCTGGCCATGTATCTTCATTTGGGGTTCCTGGTGGGGAAACGGAGTTATCCTAAGCATCTCACAGGGCCTCCCTGCATGTCCCCACAGTTCCTAGGGTTCATGCCTCCTTACCCAAGATGCGGAAGATGAAGTGCAGCTGCTCCTCCACTGTGGAGCCTGGGAAGAGGGGCCGGCCTGTGGCCATCTCATAGAAGATGCAGCCCACACCCCTGGGCAGGGAGAGCACAGTGAATAGGCAGGTAGTTGGCTGGTTGGCTGTTGTGACCAAGCCACTCCCCTTTACTGCGTGGCCCCTGCCACACTTCAGCCTGTCCTTACCACATGTCAATCTGAGTGGAGTAGTCCGTGGACCCGAGCAGGATGTCAGGGGGCCGGTACCACAGTGTTACCACCTCGTTGGAGTAGGTCTTCGTTGGAATTGACTTGGCCCGGGCCAGGCCTGATAGGTGGAGATAATGAGCAGCTGGAATTGAGGAGGTCATGGGCCGTCTGGGGGAGAATGTAGTTGGGACTGAGGGTTTCCCAAGTGAAGCTTAGAGAGGCTGAAGGGGAGGGACTGAGACAGGTGGTCAGGgggaaggaggggctgggagagTAAGGTTGGGGGATCACTGGGATGAAGGGGGAGGCCACGGGTACCGAAGTCAGCCAGCTTGAGCTCTCCTCGCTCATTGATGAGTAGGTTCTGTGGCTTGAGGTCTCGGTGTAGCACCTTCTGCCGGTGGCAGTAGGCCAGGCCACGGAGCAGCTGGAACAGGAACAGCTGGGGACCCAGGAACGGCAGGCAGAGGTCAAAGAGTAGCCAGCAGCCTGACCCCAAGCAGGCACTGCTCCCCCTCCCAAACACAAGCACTGAGCCCAGAGCCTTGTCTCACAAATAGAGGATAGGGTCCCAACGCCCTTCAAGGGCTCCCAGCAAAAAAGCCAAACGGGAAACGTCTGTTTCTGGGAGATTTGTGGGGTGGAGTGGGTGAGTGGGGGCCCCCTTGTGCCCCTGCTTCCTGCCCCACACCCACTTTCACGTTGTGCATGTTGATGATGTTCCCACAGTCATCCAGGTACTGCTTCAGGTCCTTGTCCTGAGGAGAGAAGAGCAGGTAGAGGAAAGAGGGTCACGTCCTATGGCTCCTGgccatctccccacctcccccaggacCCATGGCCACCCAACCTTACCAGGTACTCAAAGACAAGGGTGAGGGACTTCTCCGTGTGAATAATGTCATGTAGCGTGACGATGTTGGCATGTTTGAGGTCCTTGAGCAGGGACACTGCAGGAAGCAGGGAGTTGGGACGGGGGACGAATCAAGGCCCATACTCAGGACAGAGGCGAGGAGGAGGACTAGACAGGGTCAAGCCCAGGGTTTCCTCCTTTCCCTGTGTGGTTTGGGATGGTGGCTCACAGTCCACTCCAACCCAGCTCCAACCCACCTGCTATCAGGAAGAAGGTGTGTTCCCAAGTTCCAGACATGCAGAGCCAGAACCTGGGATCGCAGCCTTAAGCTTACGTGACACTAGATCTTTACAACCAGTTTTTGGCTTTGGAAAGGGCCCTTGTTCCAACCCTCAGTATACAGACCTGCAGCTTCATGTAAAAATGAGTTTGTACACTCAATTTCTATACAATTCAGACTCATTCCATGTCAAGTAAACTGGTGAGCACTTCAGGGATATTCCCAGAACCAAAGCAAACAATTTACCTGACTCTTCTCAACACAGGAAGACTCCTGGTTACCCTGATTTATTATCTGGATATGTGGATGATGAGCACTTTTTCATGAAGCCCAGAGCACCACGAGAGAAGTCCCAGAACCCCCAGTCCTGTCCTCACTATGggtgtgtatgtgcacatacacaccATGGGGAgagcctgggaagcctggaacaGATGGGGTGGGACCTGTACCTTCCCGGATGGCGGTGCAGGGTGCCCCCTCTTCGTGTTCCAGTCTGATCTCCTTGAGTGCCACAAGGTTGTCTGTGAGCTTGCTTTTGCCTTTGTAGACAGTGGCATAGGTACCCTGGGATGTGAGGAACAGTGACAGGAGAGAAGCTATGAGGCTACACGGAGTTCCCACTGATCCCCAGCCTTACCATGGGTCTCCTGGCTGTCTCTCACCTCTCCCAGCTTGTCCAACTTGATGTAGGTCTCCAGTTTCCCAAAGCCGATCTCAGACTGTCGGGTAAAGGAGGGAGACTGAAGTAGGCTCAGCGGAAGGGACtgggaggaggaaaagaggacaggAATAGAAGATGCTCACCAAGCTAACACGGCGGAGACGGCGGCTGAGGGGCTTGTCAAAGATGGGGCTGTTGAGGGTCAGCTTCTCAAGGTAGCCCTCAGGCAGCCGGATGTCAGCTGGTAGTGATAGGCGCTTGTTGATGTCCTAGTAGGCAAGATGGGGGAGAAACAGGACCATCAACTACAAATCTCCATATCTAACCCTTTTTTTCCAGCCCCACCACTGCCCGGACAGGGAGTTAAGCACCTCAGTGGAGATCTTGCGTGGGGGATGGTTGCGCATGCGCACCCTCACTGGTGACTGCACCTCATCGGAGGACGTGGCTGAAGCCTGGTCACTTTCCCCGTCAGACCCCATCTTCAAGTCCTCATGCACAATCTCTGGTAGTGGGGACAGGGGGAGGGCACACCAGGTGGGCTCAGGAGCCCCAGGAcaaatccccccacccccataacACATTCCCTCATCGCACATTTACGCACATGGACTCCAGAGCAGCCTGGAGTTCCtcagggaagagggtggggagacCCCGGGAGGTTCACACAGGTCAAGACAGGTTGAATTGGGCAGGGGGGGCAATAGTCACCTAGTGGAGCACCCCGTGTCAGCGGCGAGCTGAGACTGTGGCTTGCCCAGGGCCAGTGGGCAGGCAGCGGCAGAAGTAGCCGAATGCCCTGGGAAGGcaggcctggggcaggcaggTGCCAGGAGGCCTGAAGGGGCTGTCACAGAGCGCAGAAGGGCAGAGGGAGGCTTGGGGCAGCTGTGTCAGGCGGGGTACCCTTCCACCCCCCGAGACCTGGGCACAAAGCCAAGGAAAGGGGCACAGATGGACAAGAGAGAGAGGGTGTTGAGCAAGGATGGCAGAGGTGggggagaaaatggagaaaggaaagtgaaaataataCAAGTCTAAGAAGAAATCGGTTGGCAGGCAGCACCCCTGGGGACCAGGCTAGGAGCGGGAATGGTCAGTGGACCCACCTGGTGCAGAGCTGAGTGGGCCCCGTACAGAGCGAGGTTCCCCAGGGGCAGCACGTGTGGGGGCCTCTCCAAGGTCACTGCCGCCGCCCCCACCACTCTCATCCAGGCCTATCTGTTCAGGGGCACCATTGGTCTTATCTATACCTCGGCCCCCTCGGAGTGTCATTGACAGCTGCCGTTTGATCTTCTTCATCCGATCCATGGCGACCTGAGCAGGGCGTAGGGATGGGAATGGGTCCCACCCTAGCAGTCGCCTGACCCTCATGGGCCCCCTAAAACCCAGTGAGGCGCACTGACAGGAACCTGCGGCAGTGCCCACCCAACCACTGTGGAACCCTGGAATCACGCAGGATTCCTGGAAACCTGGCACGGATGGAGAGCTCAGTCAGTGCCTGCCACCTACACCAACCAGACCCAGCAGACCCTGCTCCTAAGAGCCCACCTGGGTACTAAGGCTTGGGTGGCTGGCTGAGGGAAAGGGCACAACTGGTGAAGTGTTGGCCCCTTTGGGGGCAGCCTCACTGTGGGAGCAGAGGGCTCTACAGCAGGCATTCTCAGGTGCAGCGGCACTGATGGACCCAGCCATTGGTGAGGTGGGGGACTCTCTCAGGACCCTGAGACCACTGACACGGCCCCAGGGATGTCCATACAATGGCATGTTCCGCTGGCACCAGCCCCACATCGCCCCCAACTGCCAGGGCAAAAC encodes the following:
- the CDK16 gene encoding cyclin-dependent kinase 16 isoform X6 is translated as MDRMKKIKRQLSMTLRGGRGIDKTNGAPEQIGLDESGGGGGSDLGEAPTRAAPGEPRSVRGPLSSAPEIVHEDLKMGSDGESDQASATSSDEVQSPVRVRMRNHPPRKISTEDINKRLSLPADIRLPEGYLEKLTLNSPIFDKPLSRRLRRVSLSEIGFGKLETYIKLDKLGEGTYATVYKGKSKLTDNLVALKEIRLEHEEGAPCTAIREVSLLKDLKHANIVTLHDIIHTEKSLTLVFEYLDKDLKQYLDDCGNIINMHNVKLFLFQLLRGLAYCHRQKVLHRDLKPQNLLINERGELKLADFGLARAKSIPTKTYSNEVVTLWYRPPDILLGSTDYSTQIDMWGVGCIFYEMATGRPLFPGSTVEEQLHFIFRILGTPNEDTWPGILSNEEFRTYNYPKYRAEALLSHAPRVDSDGADLLTKLLQFEGRNRISAEDAMKHPFFLSLGDRIHKLPDTTSIFALKEIQLQKEASIRSSSMPDSGRPAYRVVDTEF
- the CDK16 gene encoding cyclin-dependent kinase 16 isoform X5 — protein: MDRMKKIKRQLSMTLRGGRGIDKTNGAPEQIGLDESGGGGGSDLGEAPTRAAPGEPRSVRGPLSSAPEIVHEDLKMGSDGESDQASATSSDEVQSPVRVRMRNHPPRKISTEDINKRLSLPADIRLPEGYLEKLTLNSPIFDKPLSRRLRRVSLSEIGFGKLETYIKLDKLGEGTYATVYKGKSKLTDNLVALKEIRLEHEEGAPCTAIREVSLLKDLKHANIVTLHDIIHTEKSLTLVFEYLDKDLKQYLDDCGNIINMHNVKLFLFQLLRGLAYCHRQKVLHRDLKPQNLLINERGELKLADFGLARAKSIPTKTYSNEVVTLWYRPPDILLGSTDYSTQIDMWGVGCIFYEMATGRPLFPGSTVEEQLHFIFRILGTPNEDTWPGILSNEEFRTYNYPKYRAEALLSHAPRVDSDGADLLTKLLQFEGRNRISAEDAMKHPFFLSLGDRIHKLPDTTSIFALKEIQLQKEASIRSSSMPDSVAGGQRGRASLPH
- the CDK16 gene encoding cyclin-dependent kinase 16 isoform X1 → MRVRRLLGWDPFPSLRPAQVAMDRMKKIKRQLSMTLRGGRGIDKTNGAPEQIGLDESGGGGGSDLGEAPTRAAPGEPRSVRGPLSSAPEIVHEDLKMGSDGESDQASATSSDEVQSPVRVRMRNHPPRKISTEDINKRLSLPADIRLPEGYLEKLTLNSPIFDKPLSRRLRRVSLSEIGFGKLETYIKLDKLGEGTYATVYKGKSKLTDNLVALKEIRLEHEEGAPCTAIREVSLLKDLKHANIVTLHDIIHTEKSLTLVFEYLDKDLKQYLDDCGNIINMHNVKLFLFQLLRGLAYCHRQKVLHRDLKPQNLLINERGELKLADFGLARAKSIPTKTYSNEVVTLWYRPPDILLGSTDYSTQIDMWGVGCIFYEMATGRPLFPGSTVEEQLHFIFRILGTPNEDTWPGILSNEEFRTYNYPKYRAEALLSHAPRVDSDGADLLTKLLQFEGRNRISAEDAMKHPFFLSLGDRIHKLPDTTSIFALKEIQLQKEASIRSSSMPDSVAGGQRGRASLPH
- the CDK16 gene encoding cyclin-dependent kinase 16 isoform X2; this encodes MRVRRLLGWDPFPSLRPAQVAMDRMKKIKRQLSMTLRGGRGIDKTNGAPEQIGLDESGGGGGSDLGEAPTRAAPGEPRSVRGPLSSAPEIVHEDLKMGSDGESDQASATSSDEVQSPVRVRMRNHPPRKISTEDINKRLSLPADIRLPEGYLEKLTLNSPIFDKPLSRRLRRVSLSEIGFGKLETYIKLDKLGEGTYATVYKGKSKLTDNLVALKEIRLEHEEGAPCTAIREVSLLKDLKHANIVTLHDIIHTEKSLTLVFEYLDKDLKQYLDDCGNIINMHNVKLFLFQLLRGLAYCHRQKVLHRDLKPQNLLINERGELKLADFGLARAKSIPTKTYSNEVVTLWYRPPDILLGSTDYSTQIDMWGVGCIFYEMATGRPLFPGSTVEEQLHFIFRILGTPNEDTWPGILSNEEFRTYNYPKYRAEALLSHAPRVDSDGADLLTKLLQFEGRNRISAEDAMKHPFFLSLGDRIHKLPDTTSIFALKEIQLQKEASIRSSSMPDSGRPAYRVVDTEF
- the CDK16 gene encoding cyclin-dependent kinase 16 isoform X4 — protein: MRVVGAAAVTLERPPHVLPLGNLALYGAHSALHQPLQASWHLPAPGLPSQGIRLLLPLPAHWPWASHSLSSPLTRGAPLEIVHEDLKMGSDGESDQASATSSDEVQSPVRVRMRNHPPRKISTEDINKRLSLPADIRLPEGYLEKLTLNSPIFDKPLSRRLRRVSLSEIGFGKLETYIKLDKLGEGTYATVYKGKSKLTDNLVALKEIRLEHEEGAPCTAIREVSLLKDLKHANIVTLHDIIHTEKSLTLVFEYLDKDLKQYLDDCGNIINMHNVKLFLFQLLRGLAYCHRQKVLHRDLKPQNLLINERGELKLADFGLARAKSIPTKTYSNEVVTLWYRPPDILLGSTDYSTQIDMWGVGCIFYEMATGRPLFPGSTVEEQLHFIFRILGTPNEDTWPGILSNEEFRTYNYPKYRAEALLSHAPRVDSDGADLLTKLLQFEGRNRISAEDAMKHPFFLSLGDRIHKLPDTTSIFALKEIQLQKEASIRSSSMPDSGRPAYRVVDTEF
- the CDK16 gene encoding cyclin-dependent kinase 16 isoform X3; its protein translation is MRVVGAAAVTLERPPHVLPLGNLALYGAHSALHQPLQASWHLPAPGLPSQGIRLLLPLPAHWPWASHSLSSPLTRGAPLEIVHEDLKMGSDGESDQASATSSDEVQSPVRVRMRNHPPRKISTEDINKRLSLPADIRLPEGYLEKLTLNSPIFDKPLSRRLRRVSLSEIGFGKLETYIKLDKLGEGTYATVYKGKSKLTDNLVALKEIRLEHEEGAPCTAIREVSLLKDLKHANIVTLHDIIHTEKSLTLVFEYLDKDLKQYLDDCGNIINMHNVKLFLFQLLRGLAYCHRQKVLHRDLKPQNLLINERGELKLADFGLARAKSIPTKTYSNEVVTLWYRPPDILLGSTDYSTQIDMWGVGCIFYEMATGRPLFPGSTVEEQLHFIFRILGTPNEDTWPGILSNEEFRTYNYPKYRAEALLSHAPRVDSDGADLLTKLLQFEGRNRISAEDAMKHPFFLSLGDRIHKLPDTTSIFALKEIQLQKEASIRSSSMPDSVAGGQRGRASLPH